From a region of the Panicum virgatum strain AP13 chromosome 2K, P.virgatum_v5, whole genome shotgun sequence genome:
- the LOC120694801 gene encoding cysteine-tryptophan domain-containing zinc finger protein 7-like, protein MLSVRQRQEDAAGRGAVAQLRGGMDDDAELEEGEACGDDTAFVDPDVALSYIDEKLQDVLGHFQKDFEGGVSAENLGSKFGGYGSFLPTYQRSPLPQTRSPPKAANVTSKSPFHQSFEGVSQNPSAVAVPSIPQNNGPVVPFSGDSTKKETHPITKAERSSGHSGSHDSYGPSKSSDQNRFKVRIKVGSDNVLARNNAAIYSGLGLDISSPSSIEDSPDGCGSLSPEVNNVPHESPRTILQIMTCFSVPGGFLLSPLPANILQLTKKVVASSKKWESHVDIENVQETYEGHVAKKVKSDGKKKKLVDAKNLKSRNDISAVMKKEIDIETAAGQKIVSEALNIALLSDPRAMERKGENQLEEEPTENNLGGNKDTRLKEWAIKSDSMTIKAEPVKAEAAECLENSSFGSSEMDFSAAKGEVKPKTEKGGTNLEERNTTNDKNLILDRKQEKKIKPESKFNASNFEGGNVINEKAPAVSRTMGKASGKESLPYDTNGENNSKSEVKKMQREQKVNASTSSDFLEEEKHIHSSAAVKERKIDMQSKSSHTGKKPKAKSHRDARDNLPEGSYVGKEQDTLESESGLGEPRPKEKSWKNDSERDSDMPGNLRREISSSIKHDKHAASEEQKMHIPPPATVSTTNAAPSLPAPVVIEEHWVCCDICQRWRLLPYEMNPLSLPKKWKCSMLHWLPGMNRCEISEEETTNALNALYVMPVPANGIPNGGHPHVASAGLVASSTSNLNGHAEQSRKRKNALSDGNFMAEGSHQSQASGHPVSNQHTSSKSKSYADGSQYPIERDSVSKLADPITEKKRSKSKHRSSYSDGGDLVERSKKHSKVKSKRDMDHDEYKASKKIRKEVRNHFDRDNPGCDLASGDAPDEVKALAGKTATSKGSGERSDVSSSKQKNISRNNRLENSKKATNEDVFIPEDENKEYFQQSDVQRSDLSSKKRIVKEWEESQYNSVAHVSKGATANTGSAIKEIYKDPNLKEAKLKSLKSEELLSATDSKLGKIQNADQILSYDGGHMNNELVEDNTLFRGKRGLPELESNLCDQTLDLGEPAPSDVAYVQSAAVTSSSSKASGSQKKKHNTQATKTSPIESLSSSPQRNSNIDKVPHSRISGKDGPLNANSSTTPIMVKQLNTEVGVAGNDQRTSEPVSVGSSRRKSDKDNGPVQLTQGHASDGIHYERGLNDDLQHESGRKDSNVKGSHIPRGSNHLHSGDRNNYHTDGSSMQPGKHTVDAKTSVLDTKGDSGVHEYKKSTNSLQDRNGSTHCPPDGNPLLGLPSGKEKSYHKSNKQDSQKPKPQMGSPPKESKFDSHSIPLKPNGSKLTPQIRQYNTENGGRHGTAKQAIPSPAHTSSPARKDNTSAAYALKEARDLKHKANRLKEEGKELESTRLYFEAALKFLHVASLLEPPNFDGSKQGDAAQSMYSDTAKLCNFVGHAYEKCKKMAAAALAYKCVEVAYLKAAYYKYPTASKDRQVLQAVVQTAPGESPSSSASDIDNLNNNGLSKGSSSKDANSPQVAGNNLLLAARNQPHLMRLLAYTNDVNGAFEATRKSQSAIASAAGTHENGIDSLSSVRTVLDFNFRSVNDLLRLVRISMESISC, encoded by the exons ATGCTGTCCGTGAGGCAGCGGCAGGAGGAtgcggccggccgcggcgccgtaGCTCAGCTCCGGGGCGGcatggacgacgacgccgagctcgaggaggggGAGGCCTGCGGAGACGACACCGCCTTCGTCGACCCCGACGTTGCGCTCTCTTACATT GATGAAAAACTTCAAGATGTACTTGGCCATTTTCAGAAGGACTTTGAAGGAGGCGTCTCTGCCGAGAATCTAG GGTCGAAATTTGGTGGATATGGCTCATTTTTACCTACATACCAGCGCTCTCCTCTTCCTCAAACTAGAAGTCCACCTAAGGCAGCAAATGTTACCTCAAAATCTCCCTTTCACCAGTCTTTTGAG GGCGTTTCTCAAAACCCTTCGGCTGTGGCAGTTCCATCTATCCCACAAAATAATGGTCCTGTGGTGCCCTTTTCTGGCGATTCAACTAAAAAGGAAACACATCCAATCACAAAGGCTGAAAGGAGTTCTGGGCATTCCGGCTCTCATGATTCTTATGGGCCATCTAAATCTAGTGACCAGAATAGATTTAAAGTCCGGATAAAAGTCGGTTCTGATAATGTTTTGGCAAGAAATAATGCGGCTATTTACAGTGGTCTGGGCCTTGATATTTCTTCACCTTCATCCATCGAGGATAGCCCCGATGGATGTGGGAGTCTCTCCCCTGAAGTTAATAATGTTCCACATGAATCTCCACGAACCATTCTTCAG ATCATGACATGCTTTTCAGTTCCTGGTGGCTTCCTGTTATCCCCTCTGCCAGCCAATATCTTGCAATTGACAAAGAAGGTTGTGGCTTCGTCAAAGAAGTGGGAATCACATGTGGACATAGAAAATGTACAAGAAACATATGAAGGTCATGTGGCTAAAAAGGTGAAATCTGATGGTAAGAAAAAGAAACTGGTAGATGCAAAGAATTTAAAGAGCAGAAATGATATTAGTGCAGTTATGAAAAAGGAGATTGATATAGAAACAGCTGCTGGTCAAAAAATCGTATCTGAAGCTCTGAACATAGCATTGCTGTCTGATCCCAGAGCTATGGAGAGAAAAGGTGAGAATCAACTTGAAGAGGAGCCAACAGAAAACAACTTGGGTGGAAATAAAGATACTCGACTGAAAGAATGGGCTATCAAGAGTGACTCCATGACAATCAAAGCGGAACCTGTcaaagcggaggcggcggaatGCTTAGAGAACAGTAGTTTTGGTAGTTCAGAAATGGACTTTTCAGCAGCAAAGGGAGAAGTAAAACCCAAGACAGAGAAGGGGGGGACCAATTTAGAAGAAAGGAACACAACTAATGACAAAAATTTAATATTGGATAGGAagcaagaaaagaaaataaaacctGAGAGTAAATTTAATGCCTCTAACTTTGAAGGCGGCAATGTTATAAATGAAAAGGCTCCAGCTGTTTCCCGTACCATGGGGAAGGCTTCTGGTAAAGAAAGTTTACCTTATGACACAAATGGGGAGAATAACTCCAAGAGCGAGGTCAAAAAAATGCAGAGAGAacaaaaggtcaatgcttcaaCATCTTCTGATTTCCTGGAGGAAGAGAAGCACATTCATTCTTCTGCTGCAGTTAAGGAGAGGAAAATTGACATGCAATCCAAATCTAGCCATACTGGAAAGAAACCCAAAGCAAAATCACATAGAGATGCTAGGGACAACTTACCTGAAGGATCTTATGTAGGCAAGGAACAGGATACATTGGAGAGTGAAAGTGGCCTTGGAGAACCCCGGCCAAAGGAAAAATCTTGGAAAAATGACAGCGAGAGGGACTCTGATATGCCTGGTAACTTGAGGAGGGAGATTTCTTCTAGCATAAAGCATGACAAACATGCAGCTTCTGAGGAGCAGAAGATGCATATACCTCCACCTGCTACCGTATCAACTACAAATGCAGCTCCTAGTCTTCCAGCCCCAGTTGTAATAGAGGAACATTGGGTGTGCTGTGATATATGCCAGAGATGGCGTCTCCTACCATATGAGATGAATCCTTTAAGTCTTCCTAAGAAGTGGAAGTGTAGCATGCTACACTGGCT GCCTGGGATGAATAGGTGTGAGATCAGTGAAGAAGAGACTACAAATGCTCTAAATGCATTATATGTCATGCCAGTGCCCGCAAATGGTATTCCTAACGGTGGTCATCCCCATGTTGCTTCAGCAGGACTAGTGGCATCCAGCACTTCTAATTTAAATGGACATGCTGAGCAGAgtaggaaaagaaaaaatgctCTGAGTGATGGAAATTTTATGGCTGAGGGTTCTCACCAATCACAGGCTTCAGGTCATCCAGTGAGCAACCAACATACTTCTAGTAAAAGTAAAAGTTACGCTGATGGTAGTCAGTATCCGATCGAGAGAGATTCTGTTAGCAAATTGGCTGACCCAATTACTGAAAAGAAAAGGtccaagagcaagcatcgcagTAGCTATTCTGATGGAG GAGATCTTGTTGAAAGATCTAAGAAGCATTCAAAAGTAAAGAGCAAGAGAGACATGGATCATGATGAATACAAAGCTTCTAAGAAAATTAGGAAAGAAGTGCGAAATCATTTTGACAGAGATAATCCTGGATGCGATTTAGCTAGTGGAGATGCTCCTGATGAGGTCAAGGCTTTGGCTGGGAAGACAGCAACTTCAAAGGGTTCTGGTGAAAGGAGTGATGTTTCTTCATCAaagcaaaaaaatatttcacgGAATAATCGTTTGGAAAATTCCAAGAAAGCTACAAATGAGGATGTATTTATTCCTGAAGATGAGAACAAGGAATATTTTCAGCAGTCAGATGTACAAAGATCAGATTTGTCTAGTAAGAAGAGGATTGTGAAGGAATGGGAGGAGAGTCAGTACAATTCAGTAGCTCATGTAAGCAAAGGAGCTACAGCAAACACCGGCTCTGCTATCAAGGAAATATATAAGGATCCGAACTTGAAGGAGGCAAAGTTGAAGTCATTGAAGTCTGAAGAACTGTTGTCAGCGACAGACTCCAAACTGGGGAAAATTCAAAATGCTGATCAGATTTTGTCTTACGATGGGGGGCATATGAACAATGAGTTAGTTGAAGACAACACACTCTTTCGAGGTAAAAGAGGTCTGCCCGAACTAGAAAGTAACCTTTGTGATCAGACTTTGGACTTGGGTGAACCTGCTCCTAGTGATGTGGCCTATGTTCAGAGTGCAGCTGTAACTTCAAGTTCTTCGAAGGCTTCAGGCTCACAAAAAAAGAAGCATAACACTCAAGCTACAAAGACTTCGCCAATTGAGTCTCTTTCTTCATCACCACAGAGAAACTCTAACATTGATAAGGTCCCTCATAGTAGAATTTCAGGTAAGGATGGACCTCTTAATGCTAACTCAAGCACCACGCCAATCATGGTAAAACAACTAAATACTGAAGTCGGCGTAGCAGGCAACGATCAACGGACTAGTGAACCTGTTTCGGTTGGTTCTTCTCGAAGAAAATCTGATAAAGATAACGGACCGGTTCAATTAACGCAAGGTCATGCCTCTGATGGTATTCATTATGAAAGAGGTTTGAATGATGATCTGCAGCATGAATCTGGGAGGAAGGATTCCAATGTGAAGGGCTCCCATATACCTAGGGGTTCTAACCATTTGCATTCTGGTGACAGAAATAACTACCATACAGATGGCTCTTCGATGCAACCAGGAAAGCATACTGTCGACGCAAAGACATCAGTGTTGGATACTAAAGGTGATTCCGGTGTGCATGAATATAAGAAAAGCACAAATTCCCTTCAAGATAGAAATGGATCAACTCATTGTCCACCAGATGGAAATCCTCTGCTAGGTTTGCCATCtggaaaagaaaaatcatatcACAAGAGCAACAAGCAAGATTCACAGAAGCCTAAACCCCAGATGGGCTCACCTCCGAAAGAAAGCAAATTTGATTCCCACTCTATTCCATTAAAACCTAATGGGTCAAAATTGACTCCACAGATAAGACAGTACAACACTGAAAATGGAGGGCGACATGGCACTGcaaaacaagcaattcctagtCCTGCTCATACTTCTAGTCCAGCTAGGAAGGATAATACTTCGGCTGCATATGCTCTCAAAGAAGCCCGGGATTTAAAGCACAAGGCTAATCGTTTGAAG GAAGAAGGGAAAGAACTTGAAAGCACAAGACTCTACTTTGAGGCTGCCTTAAAATTTTTGCATGTTGCGTCACTTTTGGAACCTCCTAATTTTGATGGTTCGAAACAAGGAGATGCAGCCCAGAGCATGTATTCAGATACTGCAAAACTTTGCAA CTTTGTTGGTCACGCAtatgaaaaatgcaagaagatggctgctgctgctttagCATATAAGTGTGTTGAAGTTGCTTATCTGAAGGCTGCATACTACAAATACCCAACTGCAAGCAAGGATAGACAAGTGTTACAGGCAGTTGTACAGACTGCACCAG